One genomic segment of Hevea brasiliensis isolate MT/VB/25A 57/8 chromosome 3, ASM3005281v1, whole genome shotgun sequence includes these proteins:
- the LOC110635548 gene encoding monodehydroascorbate reductase, seedling isozyme produces MAEKSFKYMIVGGGVAAGYAAREFGKQGFNPGELAIISKEAVAPYERPALSKAYLFPEGTARLPGFHVCVGSGGERLAPEWYKEKGIELILSTEIVKADLATKTLISAAGEIFKYQILIIATGSTVIKLSDFGVQGADAKNIFYLREIDDADKLVEAIKAKKNGKAVVVGGGYIGLELSAALRINNIDVSMVYPEPWCMPRLFTADIAAFYEGYYAIKGINIIKGTVAVGFTADSNGQVKEVKLKDGRVLEADIVVVGVGGRPLTTLFKGQVAEEKGGIKTDAFFRTSVPDVYAVGDVATFPLKLYNEIRRVEHVDHARKSAEQAVQAIKSSEEGKTVEEYDYLPYFYSRAFDLSWQFYGDNVGDTVLFGDNDPKSPKPKFGSYWIKDGKVVGAFLEGGSPDENKAIAKVARVQPSIQNLDQLTKEGLSFAAKI; encoded by the exons ATGGCGGAGAAAAGCTTCAAGTACATGATCGTCGGTGGTGGCGTCGCTGCT GGATATGCAGCTAGGGAGTTTGGCAAGCAGGGGTTTAATCCAGGTGAATTGGCTATCATCTCCAAGGAGGCG GTGGCTCCTTATGAACGTCCTGCACTTAGCAAGGCATATCTTTTTCCTGAAG GAACTGCAAGGCTTCCAGGATTCCATGTATGTGTTGGAAGTGGAGGGGAGAGGCTAGCTCCTGAATGGTACAAAGAGAAAG GGATAGAGTTGATACTTAGCACAGAAATAGTCAAAGCAGATCTTGCTACCAAGACTCTCATAAGTGCAGCTGGAGAAATCTTCAAGTATCAGATTTTGATAATTGCTACAGGTTCCACT GTTATAAAATTGTCAGATTTTGGTGTCCAAGGAGCTGATGCCAAGAATATCTTCTACTTGAGAGAAATTGATGACGCTGATAAGCTTGTAGAGGCAATTAAAGCAAAGAAGAATGGAAAAGCTGTTGTCGTTGGAGGAGGATAcattggacttgaacttagtgcGGCACTGAGAATTAACAATATTGATGTCAGCATGGTTTATCCTGAACCATGGTGCA TGCCTCGCCTTTTCACTGCTGACATAGCTGCTTTCTATGAGGGTTATTATGCTATTAAGGGAATCAACATTATCAAGGGAACAGTAGCAGTTGGGTTTACAGCTGATTCAAATGGGCAG GTAAAGGAAGTGAAACTTAAGGATGGTAGGGTGTTGGAAGCTGACATTGTTGTTGTGGGTGTTGGTGGAAGGCCACTTACAACATTATTCAAGGGACAGGTTGCAGAGGAGAAGGGTGGAATAAAG ACTGATGCGTTTTTCAGAACAAGTGTGCCTGATGTGTATGCCGTTGGTGATGTTGCTACTTTTCCTTTGAAGTTGTACAATGAGATCAGAAGAGTTGAACATGTTGACCATGCCCGCAAATCAGCTGAGCAGGCTGTGCAG GCCATTAAATCAAGTGAGGAAGGAAAAACGGTTGAAGAGTATGACTACCTTCCGTACTTCTACTCTCGTGCCTTTGATCTGTCCTGGCAATTCTATGGTGACAATGTTGGTGACACTGTGCTCTTTGGAGACAATGATCCAAAATCGCCCAAGCCAAAGTTTGGATCATACTGGATCAAGGATGGTAAGGTTGTTGGAGCTTTTCTGGAAGGTGGAAGTCCCGATGAAAACAAGGCTATTGCTAAAGTTGCGAGAGTCCAACCGTCTATACAGAATTTGGATCAGCTGACAAAGGAAGGTCTTTCCTTTGCCGCTAAGATTTGA
- the LOC110646623 gene encoding histidine-containing phosphotransfer protein 1, which produces MALLALKAQLTAFVQSMFDEGLLDGQFIQIQALQDETNPNFIAEVITSFCNDAERIITELNKYMTQQNVDFSKLESCVHQLKGSSSSIGAHRLKLACADLQQAFDEKNKGGCLKALNIITREYCILGGKFETLIQLEKSILAIKSNQQQQGSYHIAKST; this is translated from the exons ATGGCACTGCTTGCTCTCAAAGCACAGCTCACTGCCTTTGTACAATCTATGTTTGatgag GGACTGCTGGATGGACAATTTATTCAAATTCAAGCCTTGCAAGACGAAACCAATCCCAATTTTATTGCTGAAGTGATCACCTCCTTCTGCAATGATGCTGAAAGAATTATAACAGAATTGAACAAATATAT GACTCAACAAAATGTGGACTTCTCCAAGTTGGAATCATGTGTTCATCAGCTGAAAGGAAGTAGCTCaag CATTGGAGCACACAGGCTGAAACTTGCTTGTGCTGATCTTCAACAAGCTTTCGATGAAAAAAACAAGGGAGG GTGCCTCAAAGCTTTAAACATAATCACACGCGAATATTGCATTCTTGGAGGCAAATTTGAGACCTTAATTCAG CTAGAGAAAAGTATCTTAGCCATTAAGAGCAATCAGCAGCAGCAGGGTAGCTACCATATCGCCAAATCGACATAA
- the LOC110646619 gene encoding uncharacterized protein LOC110646619 has translation MDVDTCIVSSSNSSSSSSSGSSSSAMAADRMVRIEIEAAEALADLAHLAMRECGSGDSGGKWGGKGKRGKKRVKSESSPDDCASNPFPDSVHSCPDLAPDQAVVDHQQSKSICRNVVINPTKAELDADATKPIPSCVKSRSSYGGSRSRQNLTEAEKEARRLRRILANRESARQTIRRRQALCEELSKKAADLAWENENLKREKELALKEYQSLDSKNKHLKAQMAKLIKTEVEESSGDLKSVHVEKPTIPAPNCPLLFYNQHPFPPLCWPSMIQSSSPVQSHNGRQNAIVIPSTISMVPNGELDSAQRQQENPMIVNGPRTPLYIVSCPWFFPVPDHGNGSHPQPSLGLKHIQDGTFVNDQCSSSSSSKAAALTVNQLSPLPEKVKLEATGSTEVRVINDLNETPVGFPPDGGGRCLGSHSKETTTSPVMVGSVAVKNENGLQSEFFPHVDGICTKSRQLISAFPGKNQDPFKFPSKKLVDAAAAAEARRRRKELTKFKNLHNRQCRMNC, from the exons ATGGATGTGGATACATGTATTGTTTCGAGTtcgaattcttcttcttcttcttcgtcgGGGAGTTCCTCGTCTGCTATGGCGGCGGATCGGATGGTGCGGATAGAGATAGAGGCGGCGGAAGCGCTGGCGGATTTAGCGCATTTGGCTATGAGAGAATGTGGAAGCGGTGATTCCGGCGGTAAATGGGGGGGCAAAGGAAAACGAGGTAAGAAGCGAGTCAAGAGCGAGTCGTCGCCTGATGATTGTGCTTCGAACCCTTTTCCTGACTCGGTCCACAGCTGCCCGGATCTCGCTCCG GATCAAGCAGTTGTGGATCACCAACAGAGTAAATCAATATGTAGAAATGTAGTGATAAATCCTACAAAGGCTGAGCTGGATGCAGATGCAACTAAACCAATTCCTAGTTGTGTGAAAAGTCGTTCATCATATGGTGGCAGCAGGTCAAGACAAAATTTAACTGAG GCTGAAAAGGAAGCACGGAGATTACGTCGGATATTGGCAAACAGAGAGTCGGCTAGACAAACGATTAGACGTAGGCAg GCTCTTTGTGAGGAGTTATCGAAAAAAGCTGCTGATCTAGCATGGGAGAATGAAAACTTAAAGAGG GAAAAAGAACTGGCCTTGAAAGAGTATCAGTCTTTGGACTCCAAGAATAAGCACTTAAAGGCACAG ATGGCCAAATTAATAAAAACTGAGGTGGAGGAATCTTCAGGAGATCTTAAGTCAGTCCATGTTGAGAAGCCTACTATCCCAGCTCCAAACTGCCCATTGCTGTTCTATAACCAACATCCATTTCCACCGCTTTGCTGGCCTTCCATGATTCAGTCTTCAAGTCCTGTCCAATCACATAATGGGCGTCAAAATGCCATTGTCATTCCATCAACCATTTCCATGGTACCTAATGGAGAGCTTGATTCGGCTCAGCGGCAACAGGAAAACCCCATGATTGTCAATGGGCCAAGGACTCCCTTATATATTGTGTCATGCCCGTGGTTTTTCCCAGTTCCTGATCATGGGAATGGAAGCCACCCTCAACCCTCCCTTGGCTTGAAACACATACAAGATGGGACTTTTGTAAATGATCAATGTAGTAGTAGTTCATCTTCGAAAGCTGCTGCACTTACAGTGAACCAACTTTCCCCTTTGCCTGAAAAAGTTAAATTAGAAGCTACTGGCTCAACAGAAGTCAGGGTTATTAATGATCTTAATGAGACACCAGTAGGATTTCCCCCAGATGGAGGCGGTCGATGTCTGGGATCCCACTCTAAAGAAACAACTACTTCTCCAGTAATGGTTGGTTCTGTTGCTGTTAAAAATGAGAATGGGCTTCAATCAGAATTTTTTCCTCATGTTGATGGCATTTGTACAAAATCTAGGCAACTAATAAGTGCTTTTCCAGGAAAGAATCAAGATCCATTTAAATTCCCAAGTAAGAAACTAGTGGATGCAGCTGCTGCAGCAGAGGCAAGGAGGAGGAGGAAGGAacttacaaaatttaaaaatctcCACAACCGCCAATGTCGGATGAACTGTTGA
- the LOC110646624 gene encoding subtilisin-like protease SBT4.15, protein MDMSQNLLALCFSLCLAASLVHGNSSNERKPYIVYMGDLPGAEISVADEHHNLLLTAIGDESIARESKIYSYGKSFNAFAARLLPHEVERLLEKENVMSVFANTRNKLHTTRSWDFLGMTETVNRRLKLESSIIVGMMDTGIYMNCPSFNDEGYGPAPLKWKGKCVTGANFTGCNNKVIGAKYYNLDNIDPGFQENQSPADDDGHGTHTSSTVAGVAVKGASLYGIANGTARGGVPAARIAIYKVCWGGGCTDMDLLAGFDDAIADGVDIISVSIGGNPRKYFEDPIAIGSFHAMKKGILTSCSAGNQGPSPSTVQNVAPWIMTVAASTIDRQFRTALKLGNGMEASGLTISTFSPKKEMYPLTSGAHAANLSGNNYGNASACDYGTLSMDNVKGRIVYCLGDSGQDYTIRELKGAGVISSTGAQSDTALTTLIPATIVNLNEGHKIDHYINTTKNPQAVIYKTRTVKASAPALASFSSRGPQSITLNILKPDLAAPGLDILAAYTRLATITGEPNDKRISAFNIISGTSMACPHAAAAAAYVKSFHPDWSPAAIKSALMTTATPLKIKDDLSDLGSGSGQINPRKALYPGLVYDNSMSSYISFLCKEGYNSTTIGLLIGGKKKYNCSDYKPGQGTDGINYPSMHAQLKTINSRISAVFYRTVTQVGYGKSVYKATVTSPKYLSIKVVPDTLTFTVLHQKQNFKVVVKGGPMPNGTQILSALLEWNDSKHSVRSPIIVFQPFYY, encoded by the exons atGGATATGTCACAGAATCTACTAGCGTTGTGCTTCAGTCTCTGCCTTGCAGCTTCATTGGTTCATGGCAATAGTAGCAATGAAAGAAAG CCATATATTGTCTACATGGGAGACCTGCCTGGAGCCGAAATTTCGGTTGCTGATGAGCATCACAACTTGCTTTTGACGGCAATTGGAGA TGAATCTATAGCCAGAGAATCCAAAATATATAGCTATGGAAAGAGCTTCAATGCATTTGCAGCCAGGCTATTACCTCATGAAGTGGAAAGACTATTAG AGAAAGAGAATGTGATGTCGGTGTTTGCAAACACTAGGAACAAACTTCACACAACTAGATCATGGGATTTTCTAGGAATGACAGAAACTGTAAACAGGAGACTCAAATTGGAAAGCAGCATCATAGTGGGTATGATGGATACTG GAATTTATATGAATTGTCCCAGCTTCAATGATGAAGGTTATGGGCCTGCCCCTCTTAAATGGAAGGGAAAATGTGTAACAGGAGCCAATTTCACTGGTTGCAACAA CAAGGTAATTGGTGCAAAATACTACAACCTGGATAACATTGATCCTGGGTTTCAAGAAAACCAAAGTCCAGCAGATGACGATGGCCATGGCACACACACTTCCTCCACTGTTGCAGGTGTTGCTGTGAAGGGTGCAAGCTTATATGGTATAGCTAATGGAACAGCCCGCGGCGGTGTACCTGCAGCTCGTATTGCCATCTACAAAGTATGCTGGGGAGGTGGCTGCACAGACATGGATTTACTGGCTGGTTTTGATGATGCAATAGCTGATGGTGTAGACATAATATCAGTTTCAATTGGAGGAAACCCCAGGAAATATTTTGAGGACCCAATTGCCATTGGATCATTTCATGCCATGAAGAAGGGTATATTGACTTCATGTTCAGCTGGGAATCAAGGGCCTAGTCCATCAACTGTGCAGAATGTTGCACCATGGATCATGACAGTTGCTGCATCTACCATTGATAGACAGTTCAGGACTGCACTCAAGCTGGGAAATGGCATGGAAGCTTCT GGACTAACAATCAGCACATTTTCACCAAAGAAGGAGATGTACCCTTTAACAAGTGGAGCCCATGCAGCTAATCTTAGTGGAAATAACTATGGAAATGCCAG TGCTTGTGATTATGGGACACTGAGCATGGACAATGTGAAGGGAAGAATTGTTTACTGCCTTGGGGACAGTGGCCAAGATTACACCATTAGAGAGCTAAAAGGAGCAGGAGTAATCAGTTCCACTGGTGCACAATCAGACACTGCTTTAACCACTCTAATACCAGCTACTATTGTCAACCTCAATGAGGGCCACAAGATAGATCACTACATTAACACAACTAA GAATCCTCAGGCTGTTATCTATAAGACCAGAACTGTCAAAGCTAGTGCTCCTGCTTTGGCATCTTTTTCATCTAGAGGACCTCAATCGATCACCCTCAACATTCTCAAG CCTGATCTCGCTGCGCCAGGGCTAGACATATTAGCTGCCTACACTAGACTGGCAACAATAACAGGGGAGCCAAATGACAAGCGAATTTCCGCATTCAACATTATATCAGGAACATCTATGGCTTGCCCTCATGCTGCTGCAGCTGCTGCCTATGTCAAGAGCTTCCACCCTGACTGGTCGCCTGCTGCGATCAAATCAGCTCTGATGACTACTG CCACACCTTTGAAGATCAAAGATGACTTGTCAGACTTGGGATCTGGATCAGGCCAAATAAACCCAAGAAAGGCATTGTACCCTGGCCTTGTCTATGACAATTCAATGAGTTCCTACATTAGTTTCCTATGCAAGGAAGGCTACAATAGCACAACCATTGGTCTGCTAATTGGTGGCAAGAAAAAATACAATTGCTCCGACTATAAACCTGGACAAGGCACTGATGGCATCAACTATCCTTCAATGCACGCACAGCTCAAAACTATTAACTCCAGAATTTCGGCGGTGTTCTACCGGACGGTGACCCAAGTAGGGTATGGAAAATCAGTGTATAAAGCAACTGTGACATCTCCAAAGTATCTTTCAATCAAAGTTGTACCAGACACTTTGACATTCACTGTATTGCACCAAAAGCAAAATTTCAAAGTTGTAGTTAAGGGTGGTCCAATGCCAAATGGGACACAGATCCTGTCAGCTTTGCTCGAGTGGAATGATTCCAAGCACAGTGTCAGGAGCCCTATTATTGTCTTCCAACCCTTCTATTATTAG
- the LOC110646617 gene encoding IQ domain-containing protein IQM3 produces MYRTPRIQTHNALSRSLASSNMEVETHASASPFPYSLDKIDISRDFLPHDSPDLPPPGDDSRKFDGLQSSEFRDRKCEEFEMPVLNDEVGVMDATGNSPVVEVSGGACSDSAAVKLQKVYRSYRTRRRLADSAVVAEELWWQAIDYARLNHSTISFFNFFKQETAASRWNRVTLNASKVGKGLSKDAKAQKLAFQHWIEAIDPRHRYGHSLHMYYEEWCKTNSGQPFFYWLDIGDGKELDLQECPRSKLRQQCIKYLGPQEREHYEYIVIEGKITHKKTGNLLDTSNGPKGAKWIFVMSTSKRLYAGEKKKGIFHHSSFLAGGATLAAGRLMVENGTLKSISPYSGHYRPTEDSFDSFLSLLQENGVNLYEVQIKKASEDSDVYDDGKFSASRTMVEVLSSLKPLKPDILNEEKNSTSERSEVAQTESKGEYKRTLSGGLRSPRAEIPKTAILHRINSKKAAKSYQLGHQLSLKWSTGAGPRIGCVADYPVEVRLQALEFVNLSPSLPPTPSSYRRIAGLASPTAQPTTDVPNGDGTSHN; encoded by the exons ATGTATCGAACTCCCAGAATCCAAACCCACAACGCCCTTTCTCGTTCTCTGGCTTCTTCAAATATGGAGGTTGAAACCCATGCTTcagcttctcctttcccttactctCTTGATAAAATTGACATTTCTCGAGATTTCCTACCTCATGATTCGCCTGACTTGCCGCCTCCGGGGGATGATTCTCGAAAATTCGATGGCCTTCAGTCTTCGGAGTTCCGTGATCGGAAATGTGAGGAATTTGAAATGCCGGTGTTGAATGATGAGGTTGGTGTGATGGATGCCACCGGGAATTCGCCTGTGGTGGAAGTGTCGGGAGGTGCGTGCTCTGACAGTGCGGCTGTGAAGCTGCAGAAGGTGTATCGGAGTTACCGTACCCGGCGCAGGTTAGCTGACTCTGCTGTCGTGGCGGAAGAGCTCTG GTGGCAAGCGATAGACTATGCGAGATTGAACCACAGTACAATTTCCTTCTTCAATTTCTTTAAACAAGAAACTGCAGCTTCTAGGTGGAATCGTGTTACGTTGAATGCTTCCAAG GTGGGTAAGGGATTATCCAAAGATGCCAAAGCTCAAAAATTGGCTTTTCAGCATTGGATTGAAGCT ATTGATCCAAGGCATCGTTATGGGCATAGCTTGCATATGTACTACGAAGAGTGGTGTAAGACAAATTCTGGTCAACCATTTTTTTACTG GTTGGACATAGGAGATGGTAAAGAGCTTGATCTCCAAGAGTGTCCAAGGTCAAAACTGCGGCAACAATGTATTAAGTATCTAGGACCG CAAGAGAGAGAGCATTACGAGTATATTgttattgagggaaaaattacacACAAAAAAACTGGGAATCTCCTTGATACATCCAATGGACCAAAAGGAGCCAAGTGGATATTTGTTATGAGTACTTCTAAGAGGCTGTATGCTGGTGAG AAAAAGAAAGGAATTTTCCATCATTCAAGCTTCTTGGCTGGGGGGGCGACGTTAGCTGCTGGCAGATTAATGGTAGAGAATGGAACTCTTAAG TCCATTTCTCCATATAGTGGACACTACCGGCCGACTGAAGATAGCTTTGACAGCTTTTTATCCCTTCTCCAGGAGAATGGTGTGAACCTTTATGAAGTCCAG ATAAAAAAGGCCAGTGAAGATTCTGATGTCTATGATGATGGCAAATTCAGTGCAAGTAGGAcaatggttgaagtgttgagcaGTTTGAAGCCTCTGAAACCTGATATTCTCAATGAAGAGAAGAATTCTACTTCAGAACGGTCAGAAGTTGCACAAACTGAAAGCAAAGGTGAATACAAAAGGACTTTATCTGGTGGTCTTCGAAGCCCAAGAGCTGAAATACCAAAGACAGCAATCTTGCACAGAATCAATTCTAAGAAGGCAGCAAAATCTTACCAATTGGGGCATCAACTTTCTCTCAAGTGGTCAACAGGAGCTGGGCCAAGAATCGGGTGCGTTGCTGACTACCCCGTTGAAGTTAGGCTACAAGCATTGGAATTTGTTAACCTATCTCCAAGCCTTCCGCCCACTCCATCTTCCTACAGGCGGATCGCTGGTCTCGCATCACCTACAGCTCAACCCACAACCGATGTCCCTAATGGTGATGGgacttctcataattaa